One segment of Toxotes jaculatrix isolate fToxJac2 chromosome 8, fToxJac2.pri, whole genome shotgun sequence DNA contains the following:
- the LOC121186617 gene encoding zinc finger protein 93-like, protein MDSEILNIEEIVMGRGLPDPPPEVPPEKPAEPYKPITLNGPPAPSVQSYQHENLQCFQCFITFCNAKAKERHMKKSHREEYKQQLQQGNTLFTCYVCDRTFQSSEELTQHQPTHSKDDKPFKCVHCKESFKTFSELTAHRRQVCPEKQLVCKDCNETFRSAGLLRTHRLTQHPRPDVETTEQPEDPTKTHRCKKCGQGFETESELVAHQEQYPEGQQCNGSASSVKKRGRPAKTEDPAVAEKKGKRKKKDEAEASEEAVTATSTSESTAAPAEEKGKAGGAKRGRPSKAVAKPESEDKKSPEEDSQAPGKEKKVKADSTPPRQHPCPECNLTFPGLIQLRAHKKEKHTPRKAHPCEECEESFARPEQLDAHMSRAHAVGRFACPTCGKSFGRERTLKAHQKSHPEEKPENPSAKR, encoded by the exons ATGGACTCAGAGATTTTGAACATAGAGGAGATAGTGATGGGACGGGGATTACCAGATCCACCTCCTGAAGTTCCCCCTGAAAAGCCAGCAGAACCATACAAACCCATCACTTTGAATGGACCTCCTGCACCCTCTGTTCAATCCT ACCAGCATGAAAAcctgcagtgtttccagtgcTTCATCACGTTTTGCAATGCCAAAGCCAAGGAAAGGCACATGAAGAAGAGTCACCGGGAAGAGTATAAGCAACAGCTTCAGCAG ggAAACACATTGTTCACATGCTATGTGTGTGACCGCACATTTCAGTCATCTGAAGAACTGACCCAGCACCAGCCAACACACAGCAAGGATGACAAGCCCTTCAAATGCGTTCACTGCAAGGAGAGCTTTAAGACCTTCTCTGAA CTCACAGCCCATAGAAGACAAGTGTGTCCAGAGAAACAGTTGGTATGTAAAGATTGCAACGAAACCTTCCGGAGTGCTGGACTTCTGCGTACTCATCGCCTGACCCAGCATCCCCGCCCAGATGTAGAGACTACAGAACAGCCGGAGGACCCAACGAAAACCCATCGCTGTAAGAAGTGTGGTCAGGGCTTTGAAACAGAGTCAGAGCTGGTAGCTCACCAGGAGCAGTACCCTGAAGGTCAGCAATGCAATGGCAGTGCTTCTTCCGTCAAGAAACGTGGACGGCCTGCCAAAACCGAAGACCCGGCTGTTGCTGAGAAAAAGGGAAAGCGGAAAAAGAAGGATGAGGCGGAGGCGTCTGAGGAGGCAGTGACAGCCACCAGCACATCAGAGTCAACAGCAGCCCCAgcagaggaaaagggaaaagcaGGTGGAGCAAAGCGAGGCCGTCCTTCTAAAGCAGTAGCAAAACCAGAATCGGAAGATAAGAAGAGTCCCGAGGAGGACAGTCAAGCTCcaggaaaggagaagaaagttAAAGCAGATTCAACTCCACCTCGTCAGCACCCCTGTCCTGAATGTAACCTCACATTCCCCGGCTTGATTCAGCTCCGTGCTCACAAGAAGGAGAAACACACCCCGCGGAAAGCCCATCCCTGCGAGGAATGTGAAGAAAGCTTTGCCCGTCCTGAGCAGCTGGATGCCCACATGTCACGGGCTCACGCTGTTGGTCGCTTTGCCTGTCCAACCTGTGGGAAGAGCTTTGGCCGTGAGCGCACACTGAAAGCTCACCAGAAAAGCCACCCGGAGGAAAAGCCTGAAAACCCAAGTGCAAAGAGATAA